In Amycolatopsis coloradensis, one genomic interval encodes:
- a CDS encoding tyrosine-type recombinase/integrase, which yields MGHIQDRWYKPAKDANGNLRLNARGKPVLEKTELYGVGMRYKVRYLDPNNEERSKSFPDKQKKRAEDFLIEMESDKREGKYIDPRAGLVLFEVVAQSWLDSQTVDYTSRERFATRVKVHLLPYFGKKAVGSIRPSHIQTWLRKLQDDEASETSRALYFGHLVSILNFAMADKKISENPALSKVISRPRASRNQVVPWSRERARAVRDNLPRRYKPAVDVPAGLGLRKGELFGFSLDDVDRSKDLAYITRQVRVVAGKPVFAPPKGGKSREVPIGRKLLGLLDEYAEEFPATEVTLPWSHPGGEPTTVRLLMVNGYGRVFRAEWFRVNFWLPALKDAGVEKPTRADGVHALRHLYASVLLDAGESIKALSQYLGHTDPGFTLRVYTHLLPSSHARTRKAVDDFFDDALGDPASDDQAA from the coding sequence ATGGGACACATCCAAGATCGCTGGTACAAACCCGCCAAAGACGCCAACGGGAACCTGCGGCTCAACGCTCGCGGAAAGCCGGTTCTGGAGAAGACCGAACTGTACGGCGTCGGGATGCGGTACAAGGTTCGCTACCTCGACCCCAACAACGAAGAGCGGTCAAAGTCCTTTCCTGATAAGCAAAAGAAGCGCGCCGAAGACTTCCTCATCGAGATGGAGTCGGACAAGCGCGAGGGCAAGTACATCGACCCTCGCGCGGGCCTGGTGCTCTTCGAGGTCGTCGCACAAAGCTGGCTTGACTCGCAGACGGTTGACTACACCAGCCGGGAGCGCTTCGCGACGCGCGTCAAGGTCCACCTGCTTCCGTACTTCGGCAAGAAGGCGGTCGGGTCGATCCGGCCGAGCCATATCCAGACGTGGTTACGGAAGCTCCAGGACGACGAAGCCTCGGAGACCTCGCGAGCGCTCTACTTCGGGCACCTTGTGTCGATCCTGAACTTCGCGATGGCGGACAAGAAGATCTCGGAGAATCCGGCGCTGTCCAAGGTGATCTCGCGTCCGAGGGCGAGCCGGAATCAGGTCGTGCCCTGGTCCCGCGAACGGGCTCGGGCGGTGCGGGACAACCTCCCGAGGCGGTACAAGCCCGCTGTCGACGTCCCGGCCGGTCTGGGCCTGCGGAAGGGTGAGCTGTTCGGGTTCTCGCTCGATGACGTCGACCGGAGCAAAGACCTGGCGTACATCACCCGACAGGTGCGAGTGGTCGCCGGGAAACCGGTGTTCGCTCCGCCCAAGGGTGGCAAGTCGCGTGAAGTGCCGATCGGGCGGAAGCTGCTCGGCCTCCTCGACGAGTATGCCGAGGAGTTCCCGGCGACCGAAGTCACGCTCCCCTGGTCGCATCCGGGCGGCGAACCCACCACGGTCCGCCTGCTCATGGTCAACGGGTACGGGCGGGTCTTCCGGGCGGAGTGGTTCCGAGTGAACTTCTGGCTGCCCGCGCTCAAGGACGCCGGGGTGGAGAAGCCGACCAGGGCGGACGGCGTGCACGCGCTGCGGCACCTCTACGCCTCGGTCCTGCTCGATGCTGGCGAGTCGATCAAGGCGCTGTCTCAGTACCTCGGTCACACCGACCCCGGCTTCACGCTCCGGGTGTACACGCATCTCCTGCCAAGCAGCCACGCCCGGACGCGGAAGGCCGTCGACGACTTCTTCGACGACGCGCTCGGCGACCCTGCCTCTGATGACCAAGCCGCATGA
- the lpdA gene encoding dihydrolipoyl dehydrogenase gives MSAHYDVVVLGAGVGGYVAAIRASQLGLSAAVVEEKYWGGVCLNVGCIPSKALLRNAELAHIVTKEAKSFGIQVEGKVSFDYQAAFDRSRKVADGRVKGVHFLMKKNKITEYDGHGTFLDANTIEVNGERVTFDHCVIATGATARLLPGTTRSDRVVTYEQQIMENELPESIIIAGAGAIGVEFAYVLHNYGVKVTIVEYLDRMVPLEDAEVSAELARRYRKLGIEVLTSTKVESIDDTGSGVRVTVSKNGESRVLEAGKVLQAIGFQPRVEGYGLDKTGVELTERGAIAVDSRGRTNVPHIFAIGDVTAKLMLAHASESMGVVAAETIAGAETMELDFVMIPRATYCQPQIASFGWTEEQAREKGFDVQVAKFPFTANGKAHGLGEAVGFVKILSDATHGELLGAHLIGPEVTELLPELTLAQQWDLTVHEISRNVHAHPTLGEAVKEAVHGLAGHMINM, from the coding sequence ATGAGTGCACACTATGACGTCGTTGTCCTGGGGGCCGGAGTCGGCGGTTACGTGGCGGCGATCCGGGCGTCGCAACTGGGGCTGAGCGCGGCGGTCGTGGAGGAGAAATACTGGGGCGGCGTTTGCCTCAACGTCGGCTGTATCCCGTCGAAGGCGCTGCTGCGCAACGCCGAACTCGCGCACATCGTGACCAAAGAGGCGAAGTCGTTCGGGATCCAGGTCGAGGGGAAGGTCAGCTTCGACTACCAGGCCGCCTTCGACCGCAGCCGCAAGGTCGCGGACGGGCGCGTCAAGGGCGTGCACTTCCTGATGAAGAAGAACAAGATCACCGAATACGACGGGCACGGCACCTTCCTCGACGCCAACACCATCGAGGTCAACGGCGAACGGGTCACCTTCGACCACTGCGTGATCGCCACGGGCGCCACCGCGCGCCTGCTGCCGGGCACCACGCGCAGCGACCGCGTGGTCACCTACGAACAGCAGATCATGGAAAACGAGCTGCCGGAGAGCATCATCATCGCCGGCGCGGGCGCGATCGGCGTCGAGTTCGCCTATGTGCTGCACAACTACGGCGTGAAGGTGACCATCGTCGAGTACCTCGACCGGATGGTCCCGCTCGAGGACGCCGAGGTCTCCGCGGAACTCGCGCGCCGCTACCGGAAGCTCGGCATCGAGGTGCTGACCTCCACCAAGGTCGAGTCGATCGACGACACCGGCTCCGGCGTGCGCGTGACCGTGTCGAAGAACGGTGAATCTCGCGTTCTCGAAGCGGGCAAGGTATTGCAGGCCATCGGTTTCCAGCCGCGGGTCGAGGGATACGGCCTCGACAAGACCGGCGTGGAACTGACCGAGCGCGGCGCCATCGCCGTCGACTCGCGCGGCCGCACCAACGTCCCGCACATCTTCGCGATCGGCGACGTCACCGCGAAACTGATGCTCGCGCACGCGTCCGAATCCATGGGCGTCGTCGCCGCCGAAACCATCGCGGGCGCCGAGACCATGGAGCTCGACTTCGTGATGATCCCGCGCGCGACCTACTGCCAGCCGCAGATCGCCAGCTTCGGCTGGACCGAAGAACAGGCTCGCGAAAAGGGCTTCGACGTCCAGGTGGCGAAGTTCCCCTTCACCGCCAACGGAAAGGCACACGGCCTCGGCGAGGCGGTCGGCTTCGTGAAGATCCTGAGCGACGCTACGCACGGCGAGCTCTTGGGCGCGCACCTGATCGGCCCCGAGGTGACCGAACTGCTGCCGGAGCTGACTTTGGCGCAGCAGTGGGACCTGACGGTGCATGAGATCTCGCGGAACGTGCACGCTCACCCGACTTTGGGGGAAGCCGTGAAGGAAGCCGTGCACGGACTCGCGGGCCACATGATCAACATGTAA
- a CDS encoding lysophospholipid acyltransferase family protein, giving the protein MVLRPRERWTALSPASGDLLTFRQMIAFGRRFARAGRGAWFAFAINVVWPFLVLFTRFRVRGGEHLPSSGGFLVASNHLSFADPTTVTAYCLAHGRVPRYLAKASLWDAPVIGSVMRSGKHIPVYRGAVTASDAYRDAVSAVREGECVVIFPEATFTDHPDGWPMRGKTGIARIALETGVPVIPLANWGTHHLLPSDAVLPRAFPRKTVNLVAGPPVDLSDLMTPSPSREVLEEATKRIMTAVTDLLIEIRGSRPE; this is encoded by the coding sequence ATGGTGCTGAGACCCCGTGAACGCTGGACCGCGCTGAGCCCCGCTTCGGGTGACCTGCTGACGTTCCGCCAGATGATCGCCTTCGGCCGGCGCTTCGCCCGCGCCGGCCGGGGCGCCTGGTTCGCCTTCGCGATCAACGTCGTGTGGCCGTTCCTGGTGCTGTTCACCCGGTTCCGGGTGCGCGGCGGGGAGCACCTGCCCTCGTCGGGTGGCTTCCTGGTGGCGTCGAACCACCTCTCGTTCGCCGACCCGACGACGGTGACCGCGTACTGCCTGGCGCATGGGCGCGTGCCGCGGTACCTGGCGAAAGCGAGCCTGTGGGACGCGCCCGTCATCGGCTCGGTGATGCGCTCGGGCAAGCACATCCCCGTCTACCGCGGCGCGGTCACGGCGTCCGACGCGTACCGCGACGCCGTCAGCGCCGTCCGTGAGGGTGAATGCGTCGTCATCTTCCCGGAGGCGACCTTCACGGATCACCCGGACGGGTGGCCCATGCGCGGCAAGACCGGGATCGCGCGGATCGCGCTGGAGACCGGTGTCCCGGTGATCCCGCTGGCGAACTGGGGCACGCACCACCTGCTGCCGTCCGACGCCGTGCTTCCGCGCGCCTTCCCGCGCAAGACGGTGAACCTGGTCGCCGGTCCGCCGGTGGACCTCTCGGACCTCATGACGCCCTCGCCGTCCCGTGAGGTGCTGGAGGAGGCCACGAAGCGGATCATGACCGCGGTGACCGACCTGCTGATCGAGATCCGCGGCTCGCGCCCCGAGTAG
- a CDS encoding nitroreductase family deazaflavin-dependent oxidoreductase codes for MLFGDEHVRRYEETDGEVGHDWEKGAPCLILTTKGRKTGEDRKFALIYQFDDDNNPVIVASKGGAPEDPGWYKNLQANPEVKAQVKADKFTARARTLEGEERAKLWEKLAAVWPDYNEYAKKTDREIPVVVLERV; via the coding sequence ATGCTTTTCGGTGACGAGCACGTCCGTCGCTACGAAGAGACCGACGGCGAGGTGGGCCACGACTGGGAGAAAGGTGCCCCTTGCCTCATCCTCACCACCAAGGGCCGCAAGACCGGCGAGGACCGCAAGTTCGCGCTGATCTACCAGTTCGACGACGACAACAACCCGGTGATCGTGGCGTCCAAGGGCGGCGCGCCGGAGGACCCGGGCTGGTACAAGAACCTGCAGGCCAACCCCGAGGTCAAGGCCCAGGTCAAGGCGGACAAGTTCACCGCGCGGGCCCGGACGCTGGAGGGCGAGGAGCGCGCGAAGCTGTGGGAGAAGCTCGCCGCCGTCTGGCCGGACTACAACGAGTACGCGAAGAAGACCGACCGTGAGATCCCCGTGGTGGTGCTCGAGCGCGTGTGA
- a CDS encoding LacI family DNA-binding transcriptional regulator, which translates to MKARPHVTLEDVARTADVSLATASRVLNGTATVRGDLRERVIAAASELSYTPNAHAQALAGGSQPTVGVICHDVGDPYFAAIAGGVMRVASENDLLVMLASTFRDPAKEVAYVSTLRAQRASAILLIGSAFEDKAWEKAMAAELEPYRRGGGHVAAVSRHRGLKVDTVQPDNRGGGAELAKALLDMGHRRFAVLAGPKSLTTVVDRLDGFAAELLEHGVELAEDDVFEAAFTRDGGYEAMEKVLARPRKQWPTCVFAVTDVMAIGAMSALRDAGVSVPGEMSIAGFDDIPVVRDLTPALTTVALPLEKLGERAMDLALKASPGTRPRVVKMSGEVVLRRSAAAPTR; encoded by the coding sequence ATGAAGGCTCGCCCCCACGTGACGCTGGAGGACGTGGCGCGCACCGCGGACGTATCGCTCGCGACCGCGTCCCGCGTACTCAACGGCACCGCCACCGTCCGGGGAGATCTCCGCGAACGAGTGATCGCCGCGGCCTCCGAGCTGTCCTATACCCCCAATGCTCACGCTCAGGCATTGGCCGGTGGCTCACAGCCCACCGTCGGGGTGATCTGCCACGACGTCGGCGATCCGTATTTCGCCGCGATCGCCGGCGGGGTCATGCGCGTGGCGAGTGAAAACGATCTTCTGGTGATGCTCGCGAGCACGTTCCGCGATCCGGCCAAGGAGGTCGCCTACGTTTCGACGCTGCGCGCCCAGCGCGCGTCGGCCATTCTGCTGATCGGTTCCGCGTTCGAGGACAAGGCGTGGGAAAAGGCGATGGCCGCCGAACTCGAGCCGTACCGGCGCGGCGGCGGGCATGTCGCCGCGGTCAGCAGGCATCGCGGGCTCAAAGTGGACACCGTCCAGCCCGACAACCGAGGTGGCGGCGCCGAATTGGCGAAGGCCCTGCTGGACATGGGACACCGGCGCTTCGCCGTGCTCGCCGGGCCGAAGAGCCTGACCACCGTCGTCGACCGCCTCGACGGGTTCGCCGCGGAACTGCTGGAGCACGGTGTCGAACTGGCCGAGGACGACGTCTTCGAGGCGGCGTTCACCCGCGACGGTGGCTACGAGGCGATGGAGAAGGTCCTCGCCCGGCCGCGCAAGCAGTGGCCGACGTGTGTGTTCGCGGTGACCGACGTGATGGCGATCGGCGCGATGTCGGCCTTGCGCGACGCCGGGGTCTCCGTGCCCGGCGAGATGTCGATCGCCGGCTTCGACGACATCCCGGTAGTGCGCGATCTCACGCCCGCGCTGACCACGGTCGCGCTGCCGCTGGAGAAGCTGGGCGAACGGGCCATGGACCTGGCACTCAAGGCCTCCCCCGGCACCCGGCCACGCGTGGTGAAGATGTCCGGCGAGGTCGTCCTGCGCCGCAGCGCCGCCGCTCCCACGCGTTGA
- a CDS encoding dihydrodipicolinate synthase family protein codes for MTLIALPTADGGLAEWTPRGAETPAKPATPPTSRIAYAAAHVVADPLAPADPEEGAVLDWDTTLAFREHLWSCGLGVAEAMDTAQRGMGLDWATTKDLIRRTGALAAGRPWVAGVGTDQLPDGEATAGSIVDAWREQLDLVGEAGAIPVVMASRALAASAAGPADYHAAYGKLLSGADRPVLLHWLGEQFDPALAGYWGHGDVRAAANELGRLCAEHAGVIAGVKVSVLDASIETEFRRALPDGVKCYTGDDFNYPELIAGDDQGHSEALLGIFDAVARVAGAALARLDEGDKDGFHGLLDPTVALSRAIFRAPTRNYKTGVVFLAYLNGHQDHFRMVAGRESARSITHLAELLRLADAAGALTDPDLAVARMRPLLAAAGVL; via the coding sequence ATGACCTTGATCGCCCTGCCCACCGCCGACGGCGGACTGGCGGAGTGGACGCCCCGAGGGGCGGAAACGCCCGCGAAACCGGCGACGCCGCCGACCTCCCGGATCGCTTACGCGGCCGCGCACGTGGTCGCCGACCCGCTCGCCCCCGCCGACCCCGAAGAAGGCGCGGTGCTGGACTGGGACACCACGCTCGCCTTCCGCGAGCACTTGTGGTCCTGCGGTCTCGGCGTCGCCGAAGCGATGGACACCGCGCAGCGCGGGATGGGCCTGGACTGGGCCACCACCAAGGACCTCATCCGGCGCACCGGGGCACTCGCCGCCGGACGGCCGTGGGTGGCGGGCGTCGGCACCGACCAGCTTCCCGACGGCGAAGCGACCGCGGGGTCCATTGTGGACGCCTGGCGCGAGCAGCTGGACCTGGTCGGCGAGGCGGGCGCGATCCCGGTCGTGATGGCCAGCCGGGCGCTCGCCGCGTCGGCCGCCGGGCCCGCGGATTACCATGCCGCGTACGGGAAACTGCTCTCCGGCGCGGACCGCCCGGTCCTGCTGCACTGGCTGGGCGAGCAGTTCGACCCGGCGCTGGCGGGCTACTGGGGCCACGGCGACGTCCGTGCGGCCGCGAACGAGCTGGGCAGGCTCTGTGCCGAGCACGCCGGCGTGATCGCCGGGGTCAAGGTGTCGGTGCTCGACGCCTCGATCGAGACCGAGTTCCGCCGCGCGCTGCCCGACGGCGTCAAGTGCTACACCGGCGACGACTTCAACTACCCGGAGCTCATCGCCGGGGACGACCAGGGCCACAGCGAGGCGCTTCTGGGCATCTTCGACGCCGTCGCGCGGGTCGCCGGCGCCGCGCTCGCCCGGCTCGACGAAGGCGACAAAGACGGCTTCCACGGCCTGCTGGATCCGACGGTGGCGCTGAGCCGGGCCATCTTCCGGGCGCCCACCAGGAACTACAAGACCGGTGTCGTCTTCCTCGCCTATCTCAACGGGCACCAGGACCACTTCCGCATGGTCGCCGGCCGCGAGTCGGCCCGCTCCATCACGCATCTGGCCGAGCTGCTGCGCCTGGCGGACGCCGCGGGGGCGCTCACCGACCCGGATCTCGCCGTCGCGCGGATGCGGCCGCTGCTGGCCGCGGCGGGGGTGCTCTGA
- a CDS encoding sugar phosphate isomerase/epimerase family protein, whose protein sequence is MDRLSLNQITTKAWSLPEAVAGCAEAGVRWIGLWRDKVAETGVEETARLLKEYDIGVSSLCRGGFFTGITPEGSPVDGVAQTREAIDEAAALGADVLVLVVGGVNGDLASSRQRVADAVGELAPYAGERGVRLGLEPLHPMQCAERSVLSTVDQALAVAREHPADQVGVIVDEFHVWWDPRIEESIAAAAGRIAGFHVCDQKVPLTDTLLGRALPGDGPIDHRHLKACVEAAGYTGPIEVEVFDADLWRRPGGEVLAETVQAYRDHVS, encoded by the coding sequence ATGGACCGGTTGAGCCTGAACCAGATCACCACCAAGGCCTGGTCGCTGCCGGAAGCCGTGGCGGGCTGCGCCGAAGCGGGCGTCCGCTGGATCGGCCTGTGGCGGGACAAGGTCGCCGAGACCGGTGTCGAGGAGACCGCCCGACTGCTCAAGGAGTACGACATCGGCGTGTCGTCGTTGTGCCGCGGTGGTTTCTTCACCGGGATCACCCCGGAAGGGTCCCCTGTGGACGGTGTCGCGCAGACCAGGGAGGCGATCGACGAAGCCGCCGCACTGGGCGCGGACGTCCTCGTCCTGGTCGTCGGCGGGGTGAACGGCGACCTGGCGTCGTCGAGGCAGCGGGTCGCGGACGCGGTCGGCGAGCTGGCGCCGTACGCCGGTGAGCGCGGGGTCCGCCTCGGCCTGGAACCGCTGCATCCCATGCAGTGCGCCGAACGCTCGGTCCTGTCCACAGTGGACCAGGCATTGGCGGTCGCGCGGGAACATCCGGCCGACCAGGTCGGCGTGATCGTCGACGAGTTCCACGTGTGGTGGGACCCGCGGATCGAGGAGTCGATCGCCGCGGCGGCGGGCCGGATCGCCGGATTCCACGTCTGCGACCAGAAGGTGCCCCTGACCGACACCCTGCTCGGCAGGGCGCTGCCCGGCGACGGCCCGATCGACCATCGGCATCTGAAGGCGTGTGTCGAGGCCGCCGGGTACACCGGGCCGATCGAGGTCGAGGTGTTCGACGCCGACCTTTGGCGCCGCCCCGGTGGCGAGGTGCTCGCGGAGACCGTCCAGGCCTACCGGGACCACGTTTCCTGA
- a CDS encoding apolipoprotein N-acyltransferase, giving the protein MKPRLLWWLGTALLLLAVHTDWNVPLAAWVFPVFLLRYARLVPLRRAILMVGLSLLIGQLFWLGVTGLLFVLSALFAFTLLAVLQTTAFLADRLLADRAGPVRTLVFPVTLVAGEYLFTVITGFGDFGALGSTQATNLPLLQTASVTGVYGLTFVLAWFASVANTVWAEGWRPVKRTVLVHLCLLGVVFAAGGSRLLFDAPTTETVRIAGISPSSEADRSSSDALERIGVKYWRAEEVAAADPVAVGTAFAPVTDDLVTRTGQQASAGAKIVLWPETHARVLERDQAALLKRVGDQAKQAGIHVGLAYALYTSQAPYIRNVAVLVGPSGEVLWTYDKTHPTPMEPMTPGPGNVPTSDSPYGRLAAVICYDADFPGLMRQAADKGTSLMLVPANDWPGFGSLHAEKAGFRAVENGYSLFRHSIHGNSTAVDSQGRVLGHADYYRTDQQTLVADLPVQPRTQTVYSRVGDVFAWLCLVAAALCPLWTYRRNR; this is encoded by the coding sequence ATGAAACCACGGCTGCTCTGGTGGCTGGGCACAGCGTTGCTCCTGCTCGCCGTCCACACCGACTGGAACGTTCCGCTCGCGGCCTGGGTGTTCCCGGTCTTCTTGCTCCGCTACGCCCGTCTGGTCCCGCTCCGGCGCGCGATCCTGATGGTGGGCCTGTCCCTGCTGATCGGACAGCTGTTCTGGCTCGGGGTCACCGGTCTCCTGTTCGTGCTCTCCGCCCTGTTCGCCTTCACTTTGCTCGCCGTGCTTCAGACGACGGCGTTCCTGGCCGATCGGCTGCTCGCCGACCGTGCCGGGCCGGTGAGGACACTGGTTTTCCCGGTGACACTCGTCGCGGGCGAGTACCTCTTCACGGTGATCACCGGCTTCGGGGACTTCGGCGCGCTCGGCAGCACCCAGGCCACGAACCTGCCCCTGCTCCAGACGGCGTCAGTGACCGGCGTGTACGGACTCACCTTCGTTCTCGCGTGGTTCGCGTCGGTGGCGAACACCGTGTGGGCGGAAGGATGGCGGCCGGTCAAGCGCACGGTCCTCGTCCACCTTTGCCTGCTCGGCGTGGTGTTCGCCGCCGGTGGCTCACGGTTGCTGTTCGACGCTCCCACGACGGAGACCGTGCGGATCGCGGGGATCAGCCCGTCGTCCGAGGCGGACCGGTCGAGTTCCGACGCGCTGGAGCGCATCGGCGTGAAGTATTGGCGTGCCGAGGAAGTCGCCGCCGCCGACCCGGTCGCGGTAGGTACGGCGTTCGCGCCGGTCACCGACGATCTCGTGACGAGGACCGGGCAGCAGGCGTCGGCGGGGGCGAAGATCGTGCTCTGGCCGGAAACTCATGCTCGCGTCCTGGAACGGGATCAGGCGGCGCTGCTGAAGCGGGTCGGCGACCAAGCGAAACAAGCCGGTATCCACGTCGGGCTCGCGTACGCGCTCTACACGTCGCAGGCTCCCTACATCCGCAACGTGGCCGTGCTCGTCGGGCCGTCCGGCGAGGTGCTGTGGACCTACGACAAGACGCATCCGACGCCGATGGAGCCGATGACCCCCGGCCCGGGGAACGTCCCGACCTCGGATTCGCCGTACGGACGGCTCGCGGCGGTGATCTGTTACGACGCCGACTTTCCCGGCCTGATGCGCCAAGCCGCGGACAAGGGGACCTCGCTGATGCTCGTCCCCGCCAACGACTGGCCGGGTTTCGGCTCGTTGCACGCTGAGAAGGCGGGCTTCCGCGCGGTGGAAAACGGTTACTCCCTCTTCCGGCACTCCATCCACGGGAATTCCACAGCTGTGGACAGCCAGGGCCGGGTACTCGGGCACGCCGACTACTACCGCACGGATCAGCAGACGCTCGTCGCCGATCTGCCGGTGCAGCCGAGAACACAGACCGTGTACAGCCGTGTCGGTGACGTGTTCGCCTGGCTGTGCCTCGTCGCGGCCGCACTCTGTCCTTTATGGACATATCGAAGGAACCGTTAG
- a CDS encoding response regulator transcription factor — protein sequence MPKLLVVEDDDAIGGVLESTLRLHGYEVSWQRDGRTALAAAADGGIDFVLLDLGLPDLDGVEVCRRLRAELPGAVLVILTARQEEMDVVVGLEAGADDYLTKPIRLGELLARVRAHLRRGTAPPESRPAIAIGHLRVDTAGRRVSVGGREISLRAKEFDLLARLAEQPGVAVSRDTLMSEVWDAHWYGSTKTLDVHIAALRRKLTESAPTPEQAPRISTLRGHGYRLEQPFES from the coding sequence ATGCCGAAACTGCTGGTGGTGGAAGACGACGACGCGATCGGCGGTGTCCTCGAATCGACTCTCCGCCTGCACGGCTACGAGGTTTCCTGGCAGCGGGACGGCCGCACCGCGCTCGCGGCCGCGGCCGACGGCGGCATCGACTTCGTCCTGCTCGATCTCGGCCTGCCGGATCTGGACGGGGTCGAGGTCTGCCGTCGGCTGAGGGCGGAGCTTCCCGGCGCCGTCCTGGTCATCCTGACCGCACGGCAGGAGGAGATGGACGTCGTCGTCGGCCTGGAGGCCGGCGCCGACGACTACCTCACCAAACCCATCCGGCTCGGCGAGCTGCTCGCCAGGGTCCGGGCACATCTGCGGCGCGGGACGGCTCCGCCGGAGAGCAGGCCCGCGATCGCCATCGGCCATCTGCGGGTGGACACCGCCGGACGGCGGGTCAGCGTCGGCGGACGGGAGATCTCGTTGCGGGCCAAGGAGTTCGACCTGCTCGCCCGGTTGGCCGAGCAGCCGGGCGTCGCGGTCAGCCGGGACACACTGATGTCGGAGGTGTGGGACGCGCACTGGTACGGCTCGACGAAGACCCTCGACGTCCACATCGCCGCGCTGCGCCGGAAGCTGACCGAGTCGGCGCCGACCCCCGAGCAGGCGCCGAGGATTTCGACGCTGCGCGGCCACGGCTACCGTCTCGAACAGCCCTTCGAGAGCTAG
- a CDS encoding FtsX-like permease family protein yields MIAAMALWVGGIARVRPARLGVPAAGVAIVTTLLAVHDWTWSPAPRWIPAMVLVVLLATPSARVLRADQDLLRARGATGGQVFGLAAAEAAAAGLAGGVTGVTLSLACGFSTGTGVAVVREIVLLLVAGLLVAALAILPPVLREWYFVPADGGPPWWSPYGIDLILLALAFVWPLFGWAGGTMLLWRLVELGLRKGKRVIGGILRPLVSGLAGVIALSISWRSALLARSVVLVALAVAFAISTALTKDGCGEAEVDLIASLILAAAAAGPSFGAALNERRRDLLIVSTLGGKRRQVAAFIAGDALVVGGGGLIAGHLLGVLFVFLAQVERSPSPHGYFGLLAVVVIVSCVAASARIAQLAARDEVSDLRDY; encoded by the coding sequence GTGATCGCGGCGATGGCGTTGTGGGTCGGCGGGATCGCGCGCGTGCGCCCCGCCAGGCTCGGTGTCCCCGCGGCCGGGGTCGCGATCGTGACCACACTGCTCGCGGTGCACGACTGGACCTGGAGCCCGGCACCGCGCTGGATACCCGCGATGGTGCTCGTGGTGCTGCTGGCCACCCCCTCGGCGCGGGTGCTGCGGGCGGATCAGGACCTGCTGCGCGCCCGCGGCGCCACCGGCGGGCAGGTATTCGGACTGGCCGCCGCCGAAGCCGCGGCGGCGGGGCTCGCCGGCGGCGTGACCGGGGTGACCCTGTCCCTGGCCTGTGGCTTCTCGACCGGCACCGGCGTAGCGGTCGTCCGGGAAATCGTTCTCTTGCTGGTCGCCGGGCTGCTCGTCGCGGCACTCGCCATCCTGCCCCCGGTGCTGCGCGAGTGGTACTTCGTCCCGGCCGACGGCGGGCCGCCCTGGTGGTCGCCCTACGGCATCGACCTCATCCTGCTCGCGCTCGCCTTCGTCTGGCCGCTGTTCGGCTGGGCGGGCGGCACGATGCTGTTGTGGCGGTTGGTGGAGCTGGGGCTGCGCAAGGGGAAGCGGGTGATCGGCGGGATACTCCGGCCGCTCGTTTCGGGGCTCGCGGGCGTGATCGCGCTGTCCATTTCGTGGCGGAGCGCGCTCCTGGCGCGATCGGTGGTGCTGGTCGCGCTGGCGGTGGCGTTCGCCATCTCGACCGCCCTCACCAAGGACGGCTGCGGCGAGGCCGAGGTGGATCTGATCGCGTCCCTGATCCTCGCGGCCGCCGCGGCGGGCCCCTCGTTCGGGGCGGCGCTCAACGAACGTCGCCGCGATCTGCTGATCGTGAGCACGCTCGGCGGGAAACGCCGCCAGGTGGCGGCGTTCATCGCGGGCGACGCGCTGGTGGTCGGCGGCGGCGGCCTGATCGCAGGGCACCTGCTGGGCGTGCTGTTCGTGTTCCTGGCGCAGGTGGAGAGATCACCTTCGCCGCACGGGTACTTCGGGTTGCTGGCGGTGGTGGTGATCGTGTCGTGTGTGGCGGCGTCGGCGCGGATCGCGCAGCTTGCCGCCCGGGACGAGGTCTCCGACCTGCGCGACTACTAG